The genomic DNA ATCGCAGGCATCGCGATGATCGCGGCGGCGACGTACTACAACTTGGTCATCCGCCCGACGGTGGGGGCGTAAGGTGGGTGCTGCCCGGCGCATCGCGGTGTTCTGCGTTGGCAACAAGCTTATGCTCGACGACGGCGTAGGCCCTGCCGTGTACGAGGAGCTGCTGACGCGATACGATATTCCCGACAATGTGGAGCTGTTCGATTTGGGTTGCCTCTCGCTCAACATGATCGAGCGCGTGCGCGAGTACGACGTTATCATCACGGTGGATGCGGTTGACGGCACCGATGCCGATCCTGGCACGGTGTTTCGCTTCGAGCCCGATGCCATGGCGCGCCATTCGGGAGCAACAGCGTCGCTGCACGATCTCAAGCTGGTCGACCTGTTCGACGCCGCTGCGCTTTTAGGCTACGAAGCCGAGGGCCTGTGCCTGGGAATGCAGGTGGAGAACCCATCGCCTGCCGTGGTCACCGTGGGGCTGACTCCGAAAGTGGATGCGGCGCTGCCCCTGTTGGTCGAGACGGTGGCAGGGGAGCTTGCGCGCCTGGGCTCGCCTTTGCGAGCGCGGGCCTAGATCGATCTGATGCGCTGGAAGACGCGGGACTAAGAGGCCGTCTGCGGCGTGATGAACCGTTCCTCGAAGCTATGCGCCGGAATGGGGCACGAGACGAAGAAACCCTGGATGCTGTCGGCGCCGATGGCGCGCACGGCGTCGAGCTCGGTGGGTTCTTCCACCCCTTCGACCGTCACCTCGATGCCCACGCTATGGCACAGCTCGATGACCGCATCTATGAACGCGCGGTTGAACGCTTCCCGGTGGATGTCCTTGATGAACAGGCGGTCGATCTTCACGATGTCGGCGGGCGACTGGGCCAGTAGGCCAAGCGACGAGTAACCGGTGCCGAAATCGTCCATGGCGATGCGGATGCCGATGGAGCGCAGACGGTCGAACGTGGCGCGCAGCGCGTCCATGTCGGTGACGAAGTAGCTCTCGGTCATCTCCAGCACGATGGACGCCGGGTCGACCCCGGTGCGCTCGACGAGCTGCTCCACGAACGGCACGAAGTCGGCGTCGAGCAGCTGCAGGTAGGAGATGTTCACGTCCATGATGAAGCCGGGATGCGTTTCCGACCAGCGCTTGCACTGTGTGAACGACCGCTCCAGCACCCAGCGGCCCACCTGGCCGATGAGCCCGTACGACTCCAGCACGGGAATGAACTCCACCGGCGAGAGCTGGCCGTGCTCCTCGGAATTCCAACGTAAAAGCGCTTCCGCTCCGGCGATGTCCATGGTTTCCGCGCATACGAGCGGCTGGTAGTACAGCTCGAAGTTCTTCATATCGTCGAGGACGGAAGACTGCATGTAGTCGCTGATCTCCAGGCGGCGAAGTTTCGTCGCGATCGTCGCGGACGAGAAGAACGTGGAAGTGTTCTTGCCGCGCTGTTTGCTCTCTTCCAACGCGTTCTCCGCGTTGCGCAGCAGATCTTGGGCGCTCTGGGCGTCTTGGCCGATCATCGCGATGCCGGCCGACACCATGCAGAAGAAGCTCAAGTCGTCGATGGTGTGTTGGCGGTTCGCAACCACGTGGATGGCGTGGTAGAGCTCTTCCATGGCGGCGCAGCCGGCGCCGTCCATCACGATAGCGAACACGTCGCCATCGAGGCGGAACATGGACGCTCCTTCGGGGATGAGGCGTTGGGTGGACTGGGCGAACATTCTGAGCACGGTGTTTCCGAAAGCGTGGCCGTTCAGCAGGTTGATGCGAGAAAAGTCATCGAGCCCCAACAGCATGACGCCGCCCTGCGATTCGCAGGCGATGAGCCGATCGATGAGGTTCATGCATTCGTCGTGCGTGAACAGCCCGGTGACTGAGTCGATTTTACCCTTGCGCTCCAGACAGGTGACCACGCCGGCGAACATCGTCGGCTGGCCGTTCTCGTCGCGCTTCAGAAGTCCGCGGCACATCACCCAGATACTTTCTCCCAAGGCGTTCTTCACCTGGTATTCGAGATCGTGGCAGTCGGTTTCCCCTGAGAGCATGCTGTCGATCGAATCATCGAAGCGCTTCCGATCGCGTTCGACGATGAGTTCTCTCCAGAGAGGGATGAGGCCGGGAACGAGGCTGTCCGGCAGGTCGAAGTCGTCGCGCATGTTGTCGGAGACGAGCGCGATATCGCGTTGCATGTCGATGATGTACAGGTAGTCGTCCGTGCTGAACGCTATAGCGTCGTAGAACAGTCGCGCGTCGAGCTCGAACGACTTCAGCGCTTCTTTCGTGTCCAAGAAGTGCGCTCCGTTTCAATGATCCGTTGAGCATGCCTTCTGTATTGTAAACGCAATCGGTGCGTTTTCGAGCGTAAATGCTTATCGAAGAGGGGGAGATTTTCATCGATGGGAAAATGTGCCGGATGGCGGCGCAATGACGAAGGCTTCTCGTTTTGTCCACAGTGCGCCGTTGCGACCGCGCACCGGCATAACTTGGGGTAACGTACCGGAGGAAACGATTGACGCGAAGGAGCATCCGCTCATGCACATCCACACCATCAGCGCTTACGAGACTTCGGCAGAAGAGTTCTTCAAGCGCCTCGTCGACTGGAAGGTCGACCTCGTGGTGGACACGAGGCTGAAGAACACGAACCAGCTGGCCGGCTTCACGAAGCGCGACGACCTGGCCTATTTCGTCGAGGAGCTCGTCCATGCCCGTTATGTGCACGACAAGCTGTTCGCCCCGGCGCCCACCATGATGGAGCGCTATATCCACGGCAACATCGGGTGGGACGCCTACGCCGATGCCTACCGCGAGGATATGCGCGAGCGTGAGGCCGTGCCGCAGTTCTTCGACCGTTACGGGGACTGCGAGTCCGTGGCGCTGGTGGGAACCGCCACGCGCTCTCGCCGCTCCCATGTAGAAGTGCTTGCCGAGATGTTGGAGGAGTTCCAGAAGGAGTAGGGAGGCAACTCCCCTGTCGTCCTGATCGAGCGCAAGCATTCGACAGTCCGGTGTACTGTCGAACTCCCGAGCACACGAAGCGAGCGCAGGGAGGCACCGCGAAGCGGGGACGCGAAGGATCCCGTGCGGCGTTAGCTGTTAGCGTTACGGCTGTCGCCACGCGGGATCCTTCGACTACGCGCCTGCGGCGCTCCGCTCAGGATGACAAAGGGAATGAGCGACATCCCTTGAAAAACTAGCGATCGTTAGTTAATATACTAGCAGTCGCTAGTTTTGTAGAGGAGAGACCATGCGGGGGAAGGACACGAAGGAACGCATCGTCGAGGAGGCGTTCGCGCTGTTCGCATCGCGCGGCTTCCATGCGGTGTCGGTGCGCGACATCGCGGCTGCCGTCGGCATCAAGGACGCGTCGCTGTACAATCATTTTTCCGGCAAGCAGGCCATATTCGACGCCATCGTGCGCGATGCGCTGGAGCGGACGCGTCGGTTCTTCGGCGAGCGCAACATCCTGTTCGACGTCTCCGACGACGCGACGCCGTACGAGGAGATGAACGCCGAGCGCATGCACGAGATGGTGCTGCCGTCGTTTCGCTACTTCTTCGAGGATCCGTACATGGTGCGCCTGCGCCATTTGCTGGTGATCAGCCAGTTCGAGAGCGAGGAGGCGGGGCGCGTCTACCGCCTCGTGTTCGTCGAGCAGCCCATGGCGCTGCAGCGCACCATCTTCGAGCACCTCATGGCCACGGGCGAGTTCGTCCGCGACGACGCCGCGCAGATGGCCGTCGAACTGCAGGGCGTCCCGTTCATGCTCATGCATGCGGGTCTGACATGGGAGGAAGCCGAACCGCGGCTCGCCGCCCACGTCGAGCGGT from Eggerthella lenta DSM 2243 includes the following:
- a CDS encoding hydrogenase maturation protease, translating into MGAARRIAVFCVGNKLMLDDGVGPAVYEELLTRYDIPDNVELFDLGCLSLNMIERVREYDVIITVDAVDGTDADPGTVFRFEPDAMARHSGATASLHDLKLVDLFDAAALLGYEAEGLCLGMQVENPSPAVVTVGLTPKVDAALPLLVETVAGELARLGSPLRARA
- a CDS encoding putative bifunctional diguanylate cyclase/phosphodiesterase; translation: MDTKEALKSFELDARLFYDAIAFSTDDYLYIIDMQRDIALVSDNMRDDFDLPDSLVPGLIPLWRELIVERDRKRFDDSIDSMLSGETDCHDLEYQVKNALGESIWVMCRGLLKRDENGQPTMFAGVVTCLERKGKIDSVTGLFTHDECMNLIDRLIACESQGGVMLLGLDDFSRINLLNGHAFGNTVLRMFAQSTQRLIPEGASMFRLDGDVFAIVMDGAGCAAMEELYHAIHVVANRQHTIDDLSFFCMVSAGIAMIGQDAQSAQDLLRNAENALEESKQRGKNTSTFFSSATIATKLRRLEISDYMQSSVLDDMKNFELYYQPLVCAETMDIAGAEALLRWNSEEHGQLSPVEFIPVLESYGLIGQVGRWVLERSFTQCKRWSETHPGFIMDVNISYLQLLDADFVPFVEQLVERTGVDPASIVLEMTESYFVTDMDALRATFDRLRSIGIRIAMDDFGTGYSSLGLLAQSPADIVKIDRLFIKDIHREAFNRAFIDAVIELCHSVGIEVTVEGVEEPTELDAVRAIGADSIQGFFVSCPIPAHSFEERFITPQTAS
- a CDS encoding DUF488 domain-containing protein, with product MHIHTISAYETSAEEFFKRLVDWKVDLVVDTRLKNTNQLAGFTKRDDLAYFVEELVHARYVHDKLFAPAPTMMERYIHGNIGWDAYADAYREDMREREAVPQFFDRYGDCESVALVGTATRSRRSHVEVLAEMLEEFQKE
- a CDS encoding TetR/AcrR family transcriptional regulator; the encoded protein is MRGKDTKERIVEEAFALFASRGFHAVSVRDIAAAVGIKDASLYNHFSGKQAIFDAIVRDALERTRRFFGERNILFDVSDDATPYEEMNAERMHEMVLPSFRYFFEDPYMVRLRHLLVISQFESEEAGRVYRLVFVEQPMALQRTIFEHLMATGEFVRDDAAQMAVELQGVPFMLMHAGLTWEEAEPRLAAHVERFARAHTAAGRGIRGGERA